A window of Daucus carota subsp. sativus chromosome 2, DH1 v3.0, whole genome shotgun sequence genomic DNA:
TATCAGACATGACAGGATAGCTCAGTGATGATTGACGAGATTGATGTATTGGACTTATCTCTTTCCATCCATCTATAATTATGTAGGATCACATAATCTCGGGGTTTTGggttaacttaaaataagtgattttttaCTTAAACTAAAGAAGTGAACTAGAAGTGAAAAGCAAGTtaaagatttataaattattaaactgtttggaaaagaagtacaATCGGTGAAAGAAAAGATAAATATTgtcaactttttataagtacttctagcttttttacacaaacatgtCGAGAAAAACACAAGCTACTTTTAAGCTCCGTAAACAAACAGGTACTCTCCATTATATCATGCACAGTGAAAATCATACATAATCCAACTCATGAGCTACCTAGCTCTTTCTGTTCTTATAGGAATAACAGAAAGATAATACCATGACTATGTAAGACTTTCTATGATTTTGTTTAAGTTTTCTGCAACTTCTTGTTATGACAAGAATGGATGCATGTAGCTAAATGATCCGAACAaaccaaaaaaattatgatcaaagttgaatatatttacgtgtatatataatacatatttaaTTGCATATATTCTGTTAAAAGTGATCAGCTACAATCCAAAGTTACCGCAATATCATGTAGATTTCATGTCTCCATGGGTCACAAACAAGTGAAGAAAAGGTACCTGTTCGTGTATGATTAATTGAGAACAGTGACactaagttcagtcaaatccaTCAACTTTCACTAGTTAGAAATTTATAACTTTTCATCTCCAGGATGGGAGATAAGGAGAAAACAGTGGTCCTCATACTTCATGAGATGATTTCAAATATGACAGAGACAGCCATAATTTGTCACTGTTAGGAGATGAGCGAGAGCTGACTAACAATATTCAATCTTTGTATTTCAACCTAAAATATAGTTCGACGCGTAATTATGTTTATAATCATTATTCTCAAGAATTTTGGGACCACAAGTTAGCCAATACGTGAACTTCACAAGCATATAAATAAAAGTCATGTCCGTGAGCAGTGCCGTTCACGAACAGAGCTGTttgcgaacaagctcgagcccGGCTCGATAAGagctcggttcggctcggtttgtTTCGAACTTGAGCTCGAACACATAAatgtgttcgttaagaaaacgagctcgagccgagcttttagtgtgttcggctcgagctcggctcgttaaaactcgaaaaaatgcAGTATTTTCACGATAATTTCgtaaatatatacatgttattCAACaccaaattcaacatataatatatcaaatcgatcagGAGAATATTAACTAGAATATGGTACCATCAAAACCCACTAAAAGTTTTATTTagcttgctattttaagagtcaagtaGCGATTTGGCCTTATTTTATTCTggctcggctcgtatttgttcgtgaacatgctcgtgttcggctcgttagttaacgagctcgagctcgaaaacaagtttttgttcgataagaaagctcggctcggctcgatagaaaaaagtttaaaactcggctcggctctgttcgtgaacagccctatcCGTGAGTGTATAGGTAATAACAGAGTAAATTAGAAgagacaaaaaaacaaaaaataaatttgattccAGTGCAAAACTATCTCCTTAAAACGTATTCCCCCTCTCATCGTATATATGTGTAGAACGATCGATTCTCAAGATAAAATAGATTACAATGTCGTTGTAGAAGAACGACACTACCAAGTACCAACGAGATGAATACTGAGCCAACGAGCTGAAAACTGAGCCAAAAAATGATCACCAGAAGAGGGCAAAGAAGATTGTGACGACTATGTATTTGCGAGATAATAACCCCTGACGACCTataggaatatatatatatatatatatatatatatatatatatatatatatatatatatatatatatatatatatatatatatatatatatatgggagggTTCTACAACCAAAGgtggataaattattaattttatccaCCTCATTTTTAACCGTCCATTAAGCAGCTAACGGTCAAGATTAAAAAAaggattaaaatattaaacagcGTATACGCTGTATTATGTAGCGTAAACCCAGAGAAACAAAATGTACGTTACATAATACAGCGGACCGGTTTTTTCTAGCGGAACCGGGCTCGTTATACTGTAAAGCGTATTGTGGATGAAAACTTAACTTAACCTAATTCAAAAACACAACCACTAGATCGATTGAAGGCGATTTTGAGGGCGATTCAACCTAATTCAACCCAAATCGACGCTATCCTAGCAGCAAAAGGTGAGTATTtcttgtatatgtgtgtgtatatgtgtgtgtatatgtcgATTTTTTTGGTTTGATTTCGAATTTGTTAGTTAGATTGTTAGTTAGATAGTTTGATTTCGAATTTGTTAGTTATATAGTTAGATTTTGAGTTTGATAGTTAGATTGTTGGTAAAATTGGATTTGtagtttgatttggagtttacTATTTTAGAATTTGGTAAAGTCgaattttataattgaattttttgttggattttgagtatgatagtgtagattttggaaaagttggattttgattttgatttggagtttaatattgtagaatttggtgaagttgaatttttttgttggatttttgaGTATGATAGTGGTGATATTGGAAAAGGtggaatttgattttgatttggagtttaatattatagaatttggtgatgttgaatttttttgttagATTTTGAGTATGATAGTGGTGATATTGGAAAAGTtggaatttaattttgatttggagtttaatattgtaGAGTTTGGTgaagatgaatttttttgttggattttgagTATGGTAGTggtgattttggaaaagttggaatttgattttgatttggagtttaatattataaaatttagtgaagttgaatttttttgttggattttttgttggattttgagTATGGTAGTggtgattttggaaaagttggaatttgattttgttttggagttttatattgtagaatttggtgatgttgaatttttttgttagattttatttggattttgagtttgataGTGTAGATTTTGATGAAGTTGgatattttagtttgatttggaatttaATTTGGAGTTTGGTTTGTTGACGTTGAGAATAATAACATgatgtaattttatttgtagatatGGCGAATGATTATTGTGGCCCAGTCGATAATTCTGTGCTCTATGACCAAGCTAATCACATAAGCACAACAATCTGGAACGGGGGGTTAAGAGAAAATTAGCTAACAATCCGTCAGAGTACATCTAATCTCGGCGAATGgcatttacatgattatcaagTCCACTTATTGCGGCAATGGGGATTTGGGATGTTTGTAAACCCAAAGTCGGTTATGCAGAATGATGTTAGCTTGATCACAGCTTTAGTGGAGCGTTGGAGACCCGAGACCAACACTTTTCACTTCACTTTCGGGGAGATGACTGTGACCCTTGAAGATGTATATATGTTGATGGGTCTACCAGTGGTTGGAGAGCCAATTAGATCCGATGATGATATTCCACATAGGAGTACATGGCTTCGAAGATGGCACGATCCAGAACTTACAGAGGAGCAAAGGAAATCTGCCTTGGACCGTGGTGGTGTGAAGTTGAAATTTTTGAGAGCGCAGTATGGTACTTGCCCTTCGAGTACAGATCGGGATATGATGGTGATATACACTCGGGCATATGTTCTCTACTTGTGTGGGGCAATACTGCTTCCTaccaagtccaacaatgtcgtCCACCCTCGACTGATCCTATTTCTAGAGGATCCGAGCAAAATTTATGGATATGCTTGGGGGGCTGCAGTTCTTTCATATCTATATAGGAATTTGAAAGAGGCTAGTAGAAAGGATGTCAGGTCTATATCCGGTTGTACAACAGTTTTGATGCTATGGTCTCGTGAGAGGTTGCGCCCGggacaacctttgatagcagaAAATACGAGGATGATATGGCCTAGGGCATTAGCATGGGCTGTTGCTCCAGTCTCTTCAGGGAGGTCAAAGTTCTACAACGTTCATCACAACATCGATGCATACAGAGGTATGTTCGATAATTTCTATTTGGATTGGGTGCGTTGGAGGCCATATGCACGTTTCTATCGGAGGCCTGATGCGCATTTCGAGAGAGCTCTAATTGCTGGCATTGCCCGTGTACCACTCTATAAACTCCTTCAAACCGGTACTAGCATTGACAAATTCATCGAAGAAAGAATTCATTGACTCACTTCTGGAGGTAGTGGTCATCCCGGTTGTGAAGTGCAGTTTAGTGTAAACACGGACCCACTTGTGTCGAACGGAGTACATATCTTGTAACCAAGAATGGTTCATCAAATCGTATTTTTCAACTAATGCCTCCCACCTATCTTCGAATTGTGCAACCGTTAGTGACTTGTAGATGCAAGAGTTGAAATCTTCTTTGAAGTGATCATGATTTGCATATAAATGCGACAATTTTTCACCAAATTTTGTACTTATATGCCACGTACAATATAGATGACTTGTGTTAGGCAAAACTTCGGCAATAGCATTTCCAATAGCAATGTCTTGATCGGTGATGATCGTTTGTGGAGCCACGTTCCCCATAGCCTCCAACCAACTCTTAAACACCCATAAGTAAGATTCTTCGGTCTCATCCCTTATCAGGGCAAATCCGAACAAAATTGACTGATAATGGTGATTTACCCCCGTAAATGGCACGAACGGCATGCAATACCTATTAGTAggatgttacatatttgatgatgtcacaggtatctaacttgtttagtgtgcagaagcaaatatcagagtttagctggaaatcagagtttaacgactgacagctggatcagagtttaagcgatgatcagagtttgcaggcggctgattttcaggagcatatctgactaaataaggaagataaagatcaagagagattgtacagatcaggacagcagaaggatagctactgattagtttattttaggaagcagataattataaatcaatcagtagatatcatgtaactgtgtatataaacacagcttagggtttactctagatgagttatcaattgaatatcattcgtgtaacctagcagctcttagtgataagatataaatcactaagagattatttgtaaactactgagatttgtgaataagagtttattgaattattctcttatacttgtgtttgttttggattgtgttcactatattatcatatatatagtgagtttagtcggcctaacaagtggtatcagagccagctctgttgatatacctacagtgagatcttaatcacacacaatcatgtctgagaaatcacaaaacagtagatatgagtctcttagggttccggtcctcagggcatctgaatattctgtctggaaagttagaatgatcatgtttctggaatctacagatccagaatatctggatagaatttatgatggtccacacatgccaacgaagctctctgttgcagtgggagatgaaccccagaagatgattcctaaagagaagaaggactatactccagaggacatctcatctatcagtaaagatgcaaaggtgaagcatctgttgcatagtgctctggacaatgctatgtccaatagagtaattggatgcaaaactgcaaaggagatatgggatgctttggaagtcagatgtcaaggaaccaaagccatcaaaaagaacagaaggaccatacttactcaagagtatgaacactttgattcaaaatcaggtgaatcactgactgatctttatgataggtttgtcaagctgctgaatgacttgtctcttgtggacaaagaatatgatttggaagactcaaatctcaaatttctgcttgctcttcctgaaaagtgggatttgaaagtaaccactataagagacaatcatgatcttgaagagatgtctctggatgaaatctttggaaggttgaaaactcatgaacttgagatggaacaaaggagcaaacgacatggtgggaaacccaaaccagttgctctaaaagttcaagaagattcaactgtgaaaagcaaaggaaaagctcatgtcaaaaagtctgatactgagtcatcaaactctgatgatgactcaaactctgatatactgtcagactctgatgacagtgatactgagatgatgcagctggcagcactgatggtgaaaagcttcaagaagatggcttacaagaacttcaacaaagggaagaagttctcaaggaaagacagaaactctgataagaaggtcttcaaaaggaatgaaggcaaagaagaaaaatctggaaaatctgataagtctaaatacacttgcttcaattgtggagagaaaggacattttgcaactgagtgcaagaaagctaagaaagaaaaggaacaggcctttatcacaaagaagggaagttgggcagactcatcagaatcagaggaagaagtcaactatgccttgatggcaaacatggacaacagcactgagactgttgaaactaaggtacctcattccactcttgcttttgatactgaagatataactgagttaagattgtttcttaaaactctgcatgttagttatagagatcagactttagaaaatgaaagactaaaatgTGAGAACTCaaatgtcaagaaaaggaatgattatcttgaaaaggaactagttctgatgctagaagttcagaaggaaagggatgatgctatctttattaaaaatgaaatcttaaagaaaaatgcttctcttgaatcagaacttgttaaggaaagagagataatcagaacttggactaactcaggaaagactactcagaatatcttagaaagtggaaactggaagaaagggttaggttactctgataaaaatgaagctgagtcacataaacaagaaaccattaaaattgaaaaacccaaggtagttccagtaagatttgttgcagaatcaaaaactgatactcctaaacaggttaatattggtttaatgactcagaaacagcttaagcataaaatcaaggaggttaagaaggaaaacaggattaaggaacctaggaaaaataggaatggaaaagttggaataaacaaaagcaacaattacatgcctgttccaaatgctcctaggaaaacttgtcataattgtggtaatcctaatcatcttgcttctttttgcaggaaaaataaggacataaatgctatgtctccaaaatcagaagttaagactaggaatactagatttagaccagagaatccttgttttcattgtggtagtctatggcattccatttacacttgtaaggaataccatagtttatattatgattattatgaattaaaaccttctttgaagaaaaagattgattctcctagttcagcatctgttaaaaagtctgttagcacaaactctgatataaactctgataaatcttccgctgctagtgttaacaaacttaacaagaacaaaggatccaagcaagtctgggtccttaaaactaatcattagttatgtatgtgattgcagggcaacaggaaaaacatcctagttctggacagtggatgctcaggacatatgacaggaaataaagccctgctatcagactttgtggagaaggctggcccaaatgtttcttatggagatggaaacatagggaaaactttgggatatggcaatatcaatcttggaaatgtcatcattcaatctgtagctctggtctcaggacttaagcacaatctgctgagcataagtcaaatctgtgacagaggatatcatgtcaatttcttggaagaacactgtgaggtcattagtaaaagaactggaaaagttgttctgaaaggatacagacatggcaacatctatgaagctaagctatctttaaactctgaaagctctgcaatctgtccacttggcagagccagtattgaagaaagctggaactggcacaagaaattatctcacctgaacttcaataatataaatgaacttgtgaagaaagatcttgtgaaaggacttccaaaatcagtttttactccagatggactctgtgattcctgtcagaaagcaaaacagaggaagtcttccttcaaaagtaaaactgagtcctcaattcttcagccatatcatctgctgcatgttgatctttttggaccagtaaatataatgtccattgcaaagaagagatatactctggtcattgttgatgaatttaccagatatacgtgggtatattttcttcacagcaaggatgaaacaccatctttattgattgagcatatcaggcagttgaacaaaatctctaaagatgcagtaaagatcataagaagtgataatggcactgagttcaagaattttaaaatggaggagttctgtaaagcaaatggcattaaacaggaattttcagcacctggaacacctcaacaaaatggtgttgtagaaaggaagaacagaactctaattgaagctgctagaaccatgttggaggaagcaaaattgccaacctacttctgggctgaggctgtgcagtctgcctgtttcacacagaatgcaactctgattaataaACATggaaaaactccatttgaaatggttaaaggcagaaaaccaaatctcaaatacttccatatctttggatgtaaatgttttgttctgaaaaatcatcctgaacagctaaccaaatttgatttaaaagctgatgaaggaatttttgttggttatcctttatcaacaaaagccttcagagtttacaatctgagaacaagggtaatcatggaatccattcatgtatcctttgatgataagaaaattactggaatggaagattttgaagatcatgagcaactgagatttgaagatgaagatacattctctgactccataaactctgactctgagacaatatcagagcatgtcacttctactaaccaacctcaagcacatgttgagggggagcactttcaagatgaaaatctggatgaaaatgttgcagactcggcagaaaacacaaactctgattctgactcctcaaactctgatcactctgcatcagagaatcaggagaacatatcttcagggggagcatcagaatctcagaatgctcatggagatagcatgaataatgggggagaggcatcagagaatcaaaatgatactggcatggatcatgggggaggatctagttccagaaatcaactgccacatgaaagaaaatggacaaagtctcatacaccagatctgattattggggatccagatgctggagtacaaaccagaactgcaacagcaaatgagtgtttatttcattcatttttatctcagacagaaccaaagaaagtggaagaagccttaaaggatgcagactgggtaacagcaatgcaggaggagttaaatg
This region includes:
- the LOC108207370 gene encoding protein MAIN-LIKE 1-like, translated to MQNDVSLITALVERWRPETNTFHFTFGEMTVTLEDVYMLMGLPVVGEPIRSDDDIPHRSTWLRRWHDPELTEEQRKSALDRGGVKLKFLRAQYGTCPSSTDRDMMVIYTRAYVLYLCGAILLPTKSNNVVHPRLILFLEDPSKIYGYAWGAAVLSYLYRNLKEASRKDVRSISGCTTVLMLWSRERLRPGQPLIAENTRMIWPRALAWAVAPVSSGRSKFYNVHHNIDAYRGMFDNFYLDWVRWRPYARFYRRPDAHFERALIAGIARVPLYKLLQTGTSIDKFIEERIH